Within Flavobacterium pisciphilum, the genomic segment TGTGACTGGTGGACAATCAATGAAAAAAAGCGGAACGTTAGATCGTGCAAAAGCATTCTTAACAGAAGCTGGATTGGAAACTATTGTTTTTGATGGTGTTGAAGAAGATCCATCATCAGCGACAAGTCTTAAAGGAGCAGAAATTATGCGTGAGTTCCAACCAGACTGGATTGTTGGTCTTGGTGGTTGTTCAGCGATTGATGCCGCTAAAATGATGTGGGTATTCTACGAACATCCAGATGCAGATTTTGAAGCGATGACAAAACCTTTCAGTGTTCCAACATTACGTCAAAAGGCAAAATTCGTAGCAATTCCTTCTACAAGTGGTACAGGAACTGAAACAACAGGTTTAGCGGTTATTACCGATAAAGAAAAAGGGGTTAAATATCCAATTGTTTCTTATGAACTAACACCAGATATTGCGATTGTTGATGGAGAAATTTGTGCTACTATGCCAGCTCATATCACGTCAAACACTGGTTTAGATGCATTAACACATTGTGTTGAAGCATACGTTTCAAATATTGAAGACAATTATGCAGACGTATTAGCTAAAGGTGGTTTAGAAATCGTATTCGACAATCTTGAAGAAGCTGTAAATAATCCAACAAATATTAAAGCTCGTCAAAATATGCACGACGCTTCATTTATGGGGGGCTTAGCGTTCAATAACGCTTGGTTAGGAATTGTACACTCATTATCACATCAAGTAGGTGCCCTTTATGGTATTCCACACGGTGCAGCTAATGCGATTTTCCTTCCGAATGTTATCCGTTACAATCAAACAGAAACAACAAGATACCCTAATTTGGCAAAAATTGTTGGAAAAGAAACTGCTGAGGAATTAGCACAAGAAATCGAAAAACTAAGAGCTTCGGTAAACAATATCGGTTCTTTGAAAGCTTTTGGAATATCTCGTGAAGATTGGGACAAAAACTTGGATTACATTACCAAAAATGCTTTGGAAGATCCATGTACAGGTTTTAATCCACGTAAACCAAGTCTTCAAGACTTAAAAGATCTTTATAACGCTTGTTATGAAGGTGTGATTTACCAAAATTAATTAATATTGCAAAGTAAAGCGGTTAATCATTCTTGAATTAACCGCTTGCTTCGCTAATAAAGTTATTAGCGTTATATTTATTAGAGGAAAATGAATCGCATGATTTTCGTCTTTCATTGAACCTAAAACTATAATTTAAAATAACAATTGCTATGATTATCAACCGAAAAATTCCATTTAAGTTTCTGTTGAATGAAATTAAATTACCGTTGTTTGCTGTTGCTTTATTGGGAACGGCTTTTGGTTTATTACCCCGTTATTATTCGGAATATACGCCAGATGTATCCATTCAGATTGCTTCAACTTTGGGTATTGCAATCTCCATTCTCTTATCTTATAAAATCAATCAATCCTACAATCGTTGGTGGGAAGCTCGCACAATTTGGGGATCGATTGTTAATGATAGCCGTACATTAATTTTGCGACTGCAACTTTATTTGGGTAATGAAAATGGGCACTTGCAGAAAATTTCATATTATCAGATAGCTTGGAATTATGCGTTGGAAAAATCGTTGAGAAATCAGGATGCATGGTCCAATTTTGAAGGATTGTTGAACGACGATGACATTGCTGAAATAAAGAGGCATTCCAATATTCCGCTTGCTATTAGTCATTTGCAGTTAAAAGCTGTAAAAGCGTTATTTGAGAAGAATTTAATTGATGATTTAGGACGTCTTCAGTTAGAAAATACAATTAATAATTTATTGGCATCTATGGGGAAAACTGAAAGGATAAAAAATACAATTTTCCCTCCAACCTTTGGGCAAATATTGCATATTGCTATTTACTTGTTTGTTGTACTTTTAAGTCTTTCTTCTTCATTTCATCAGAATATTGATATTGTACTGCAAGTTTTTATTCTTATTTCAATTTCAATGATGTTCTTTTTTCTGGAAATGTTGGCACATAGACTTCAAAATCCGTTCAATAATAGCCCTACTGATACACCAATATCAGCACTGTCACGTACAATAGAAATTAATATTCGACAATTATTAAATGAGACCGAAATCCCTAAGTCTATTGAAGCCCAAGGATTTTATCTTATGTAATATTAGGAAATAACGTATAATCTTAAAGTATAGTTATCATGGTTCAAGAATTTAATGACGAGAATATAGCTGGTTTTGTTCAGATTCGAGGAGCAAAAGAACACAACCTAAAAAATATAGATGTAGATATTCCAAGAAATAAACTTGTTGTGTTTACAGGAATATCAGGTTCAGGGAAATCTTCATTGGCCTTTGGTACTATATATGCCGAAGCCCAAAGAAGATATCTGGAATCGGTATCACCTTATGCTAGAAGATTATTTAATCAGATGTCTGTTCCAGATGTTGAAGCTATTCATGGTCTTCCGCCAGCGGTTGCTCTGCAACAAAGCCGTGGAGGAACAACTGTACGTTCTACCGTAGGAAGTGTTACCACCATTTCTAATTTACTACGGATGTTGTATTCCAGAGCTGGAGATTATCCTGCCAACCAGTCTATTATTTATGCGGAAGGATTTTCTGCAAATACACCTGAAGGAGCTTGTCCAAAATGTCATGGTATTGGTCGTATTTATGATGTTACGGAAAAATCTATGGTGCCGAATGATTCATTGACTATACGAGAAAGAGCAGTTGAGGCATGGCCATCAGCATGGCAAGGACAGAATCTTCGTGAAATATTAATGACTTTGGGTTTCGATGTGGATAAACCATGGAAAGATCTACCACAAAAAGATCGTGACTGGATTTTATTTACGGATGAAACGCCAACTGTTCCGGTTTATTCAGGGTTATCGGCTCCGGAGGTAAAAAGAGCTTTGGAATTGAATCTGCCTGCAAGTTATATGGGAACATTCACCGGTGCAAAACGATATGTTCTTCAAACTTTTGCTAATACAAACAGCCAAATGATGAAACGAAGAGTTTCACAATATATGCTGAATACAGAATGTCCTGTATGTCATGGAAAAAGACTTAAAAGAGAATCATTATCTGTAAAATTTGATGGATATGATATTATTGATCTGTCCAATCTATCCCTTTCACAATTGATGGATATTTTTACGTCTTATGCCGAAGGACAATTTTTAAATAAAGAAAAAGATAAATTTCCTGAAAAAGCTATAGTAGCCCAAAATATCGCTATTGATCTTGTCGCAAGATTAAAAATCATGATTGATCTAGGACTTGGATACCTTTCATTAGAACGTAGTACACCAAGTGTATCTCCTGGAGAATTACAAAGATTGCGATTGGCAACACAGGTGCACTCTAATCTTTTTGGAGTAATTTATGTTTTGGACGAGCCCTCCGCTGGACTACATCCTGCTGATACCGAAGCGTTATTTACGGTACTTCAAAAACTAAAGGATGTTGGTAATTCCATGTTTATTGTTGAGCACGAAGTGGATATCATCAGGCACTGTGATTGGATTGTTGATGTTGGCCCAGAAGCAGGAACCAACGGTGGAGAAATATTGTACAGTGGTACTTTAGAGGGCTTACAATCGGTCGAAAGATCATTGACCCGTCATTATATCACCCCAAAACCTATAGCTAAAAAGAAGGTTAGAAAAGCAGAGCAATGGTTGCAAGTAAATAATGTTACCCGAAATAATATTCAGAATCTTGATGTGTCCTTTCCATTAGGAGTTCTTACCAGTATTACCGGAACATCGGGTTCTGGGAAAAGCAGCTTAGTAAGTCAGGCGTTGGTGGATTTAGTTTCAGATTATTTAGGACAAGAGATAGAAGAAGCTAAAGAAGAACAGTCAGAATTATTACAAGAAAATATTATTCACACCTCAGGTGTAATAACTGATGGTATGCAAAATATAAAACGATTGGTAAGAGTAGATCAAAAACCAATTGGTAGAACGCCGAGATCAAATCTGGCAACTTATACAGGTTTGTTTGACAGAATACGACAGCTTTTTGCGGAAACCCCGATGGCTAAAAGTCGCAAATATGATGTAGGTAGATTTTCATTTAATGTAGCCAAAGGTCGTTGTACACATTGTAAAGGCGAAGGATTTGTTATGGTAGAATTATTATTTCTTCCAAGTGTTTATACACCATGTCCAACTTGCAAAGGAACACGATACAATGAAAAAACGCTAGAGGTAACGTATAACAACAAAAATATTGCTAAAGTGTTGGATCTGACCGTAGATGAAGCTTGGAATTTCTTTCAGCATGATAAATCATTACGCCAAAGTTTAGATGTATTAAAGCAAGTTGGCTTAGGGTATATTCGTTTAGGACAACCAGCAACCGAGTTATCAGGTGGTGAGGCACAACGTATTAAATTAGCTTCAGAATTACAGCGTACGCAGCGTGGTAAAACATTATATATTTTGGATGAACCAACAACAGGTTTACATCCATCTGATGTTGAAAAACTGATTGGTCAGCTTAATTTTCTGGTTGATGCAGGAAATACAGTTATCACAATCGAACATGATATGCACGTGGTGGCTTCAAGTGACTGGGTAATCGATATTGGCCCCGGTGCAGGGAAAGATGGCGGACAAATTGTAGCAGAAGGTACTCCGGTAGAAGTTGCGAAAAACACAAAAAGTAAAACAGCTAAATATTTGGCGGAGTATGTTTAAATGATAAAATACCCTGACATGATTGTTGTTGTTAAGTGTTAAGATTTAAACATTTGGTTTGAGGGAAATAATACAAATTATAAGGTATAAAATAAAAATGAGAAGTAGCTTTTTAATTATTTTTGTATACAGCTACATTAAAACATCAAAAAACTAAAATTATGTCAAAAGATACTTTTATATTACATTCAAAATATATACCGTCAGGAGATCAGCCTGATGCCATTGCACGAATTGTTTCAGGTATTGAATCTGGTGCAACTCATCAAACATTGAAAGGTATTACAGGGTCTGGGAAGACTTTTACGATGGCTAACATTATTCATCAACTGAATAGACCTACGATGATTCTTGCCCCAAACAAAACACTTACTGCACAACTTTATGATGAAATGAAGCGGTTCTTTCCCGAAAACGCAGTTGAGTTCTTTGTTTCTTATTACGATTATTTTCAACCCGAAATGTATCTTCCCGGAAGTGACCGTTTTGTAGAGAAAGATTCTTCAATAAATGAACATTTAGAAAGATTACGTCTTTCAACCACAAAATCACTTATCGAACGTAGAGATACCATTGTGGTAGCTTCTGTGTCTTCTATTTATGGACTTGGCGATCCGAAAGATTATAAAGAATTACAAATTCATCTTTCATTAGGACGAGCTATTCAATTGGATAAATTGGAACAAAGCTTGGCTCATTTACAATACGATCGTACCGAACGAAAATTGAAGCGCGGTACTTATAGAATTGATGAAGATACTATTGATATTTTTCCTGCTGATTCAGAATCCAACGCCGTGCAATTAATACTAAGCAATGGT encodes:
- a CDS encoding bestrophin family protein; the protein is MIINRKIPFKFLLNEIKLPLFAVALLGTAFGLLPRYYSEYTPDVSIQIASTLGIAISILLSYKINQSYNRWWEARTIWGSIVNDSRTLILRLQLYLGNENGHLQKISYYQIAWNYALEKSLRNQDAWSNFEGLLNDDDIAEIKRHSNIPLAISHLQLKAVKALFEKNLIDDLGRLQLENTINNLLASMGKTERIKNTIFPPTFGQILHIAIYLFVVLLSLSSSFHQNIDIVLQVFILISISMMFFFLEMLAHRLQNPFNNSPTDTPISALSRTIEINIRQLLNETEIPKSIEAQGFYLM
- a CDS encoding iron-containing alcohol dehydrogenase; translation: MSKLFVASEVFHGAGSLSELKNLSGKKAIIVTGGQSMKKSGTLDRAKAFLTEAGLETIVFDGVEEDPSSATSLKGAEIMREFQPDWIVGLGGCSAIDAAKMMWVFYEHPDADFEAMTKPFSVPTLRQKAKFVAIPSTSGTGTETTGLAVITDKEKGVKYPIVSYELTPDIAIVDGEICATMPAHITSNTGLDALTHCVEAYVSNIEDNYADVLAKGGLEIVFDNLEEAVNNPTNIKARQNMHDASFMGGLAFNNAWLGIVHSLSHQVGALYGIPHGAANAIFLPNVIRYNQTETTRYPNLAKIVGKETAEELAQEIEKLRASVNNIGSLKAFGISREDWDKNLDYITKNALEDPCTGFNPRKPSLQDLKDLYNACYEGVIYQN
- the uvrA gene encoding excinuclease ABC subunit UvrA translates to MVQEFNDENIAGFVQIRGAKEHNLKNIDVDIPRNKLVVFTGISGSGKSSLAFGTIYAEAQRRYLESVSPYARRLFNQMSVPDVEAIHGLPPAVALQQSRGGTTVRSTVGSVTTISNLLRMLYSRAGDYPANQSIIYAEGFSANTPEGACPKCHGIGRIYDVTEKSMVPNDSLTIRERAVEAWPSAWQGQNLREILMTLGFDVDKPWKDLPQKDRDWILFTDETPTVPVYSGLSAPEVKRALELNLPASYMGTFTGAKRYVLQTFANTNSQMMKRRVSQYMLNTECPVCHGKRLKRESLSVKFDGYDIIDLSNLSLSQLMDIFTSYAEGQFLNKEKDKFPEKAIVAQNIAIDLVARLKIMIDLGLGYLSLERSTPSVSPGELQRLRLATQVHSNLFGVIYVLDEPSAGLHPADTEALFTVLQKLKDVGNSMFIVEHEVDIIRHCDWIVDVGPEAGTNGGEILYSGTLEGLQSVERSLTRHYITPKPIAKKKVRKAEQWLQVNNVTRNNIQNLDVSFPLGVLTSITGTSGSGKSSLVSQALVDLVSDYLGQEIEEAKEEQSELLQENIIHTSGVITDGMQNIKRLVRVDQKPIGRTPRSNLATYTGLFDRIRQLFAETPMAKSRKYDVGRFSFNVAKGRCTHCKGEGFVMVELLFLPSVYTPCPTCKGTRYNEKTLEVTYNNKNIAKVLDLTVDEAWNFFQHDKSLRQSLDVLKQVGLGYIRLGQPATELSGGEAQRIKLASELQRTQRGKTLYILDEPTTGLHPSDVEKLIGQLNFLVDAGNTVITIEHDMHVVASSDWVIDIGPGAGKDGGQIVAEGTPVEVAKNTKSKTAKYLAEYV